A portion of the Pseudostreptobacillus hongkongensis genome contains these proteins:
- a CDS encoding YlmH/Sll1252 family protein — protein sequence MGINRDEFLKQFSDKETALKVYNVIELAIENEIAVNTDFFVTPNIWKKINKSYDNIMVDMVGVDRKQIAFYPKNLNYQFDYVILEIEVNNKFKQYEHKDFLGSIMSLNIKRELLGDIFVEDNKAYIYSNSKVGEYIKDHLELVGKNKCVVRYSKKEDFSYKFEEIKINVSSNRLDTFISEITNLSRNKAVEYIESGLVQIDYEICKQKDKKIDLGTIITIRKYGKFLIDFESGKTKKGKNIWVIKKYI from the coding sequence ATGGGAATTAATAGGGATGAATTTTTGAAACAATTTAGTGATAAAGAAACAGCACTTAAAGTATATAATGTTATTGAATTAGCAATAGAAAATGAAATTGCTGTAAACACTGATTTCTTTGTAACTCCTAATATATGGAAAAAAATAAATAAATCATATGATAATATAATGGTAGATATGGTGGGCGTAGATAGAAAGCAGATAGCTTTTTATCCTAAAAATTTAAATTATCAGTTTGATTATGTTATTTTGGAAATAGAAGTTAATAATAAATTCAAACAATATGAACATAAAGATTTTTTAGGCTCAATAATGTCTTTAAATATTAAGAGAGAATTATTAGGAGATATATTTGTTGAAGATAATAAAGCGTATATTTATTCTAATTCAAAAGTTGGTGAATATATTAAAGATCATCTAGAACTTGTAGGTAAAAATAAATGTGTAGTTAGATATTCTAAAAAAGAAGATTTTAGTTATAAATTTGAGGAAATTAAGATTAATGTTAGTTCAAATAGATTAGATACTTTTATTTCAGAAATAACAAATTTATCAAGAAATAAGGCAGTAGAATATATAGAAAGTGGATTAGTACAAATAGATTATGAAATATGTAAACAAAAAGATAAAAAAATAGATTTAGGAACTATAATAACTATAAGAAAATATGGGAAATTTTTAATTGATTTTGAAAGTGGAAAGACAAAAAAGGGTAAAAATATCTGGGTTATA